DNA from Metabacillus flavus:
GCGGGATGGACGAAAGTGACTTCTTTAAGGTGAATTTAGCCGGAAGCTCCATCAGCAACAGCAATGTGATGAACAGCCATTTCAGCAATTGCAATTTGAGCCAGTCCAAGTTTCAAAATATTAATTTCAGAAACAGTCTGCTGGCTGATTTGAATTTATCCGGCAGCCGAATCGATCACGTGACGATGGGCGGGGTTCAGTTTAAGGATACAAGCCTTGGTGAGAATCGGCTGTCTGTCACATTTGAACGGTGCGACCTGAATGGCAGCCGCTTTGTGGAGTGCAATCTGCAAGACGTGGAGATTCAGCAAAGTGATTTGTCAGGGATGCGGATTAACGGGGTTTCAGTGAAGGAATTGTTTGATGCGTATGAGAGGAATGTAAAACACACCTGATTTTGGGTGTGTTTTTTCTATGGGGGTGCCAGTCCCCTAAGATTTTACCGTGCTAAAGCTTCGGCACCGTAGCTGTGAACCTTTGGGACGTAAGGCTTTACACGCCATAGTCTCTGTCCCCTTATGCGGTGAAGGAGGACGGGACTGGCACCGTGCCAGTCCCCGAAAATTTTACCGAACTAAAGCTCCGGCACCATTGCCGGAAGCCTTTGAGCCACAAGGGTTCACAGCCTGCAGTCTCTGTCCCCTTTTGCGGTGAAGCATGTGGGGACAGGCGCCACCATCCCGCTCAGTCTAAGCACCCCGCTCAGTAGTTCCCCTCCCCCAAAAAAGTCTCCCGAAACCGCACCGCTTTCTTCGATAAGTACCGGTCCTTCAGCCAAATCAGCGCACAGTCTGATAGAAGTTCACTATTTTTAATAGGGACAGCCTTCAGTCCGCTATTTGGAAAGGATTGGAGTGTGGACTCGGGCAGGATAGCAACCCCGACGCCTTCCCTGACAAGTGACATCAGCATCGCTGCATCAGGGCATTGGCAAACAATTTTGGGCTCTAAACCTAGCTTTTGAAATTCGTTCACTACTAACTCAAATAGCCCGATTCCGCTGACCCGGTGAAGCAGCATAAGCGGCAGCTCGGCCAGATCTGCCATATCAATGGTGCTGTTCATTTTCGAATGTTCGGGTACGACAGCGGCGAAAGGGTCTTTGGAAAGAGGGAGGCAGTCAAAATCGTTTAAGTCTAGAGGCAAGCGGACGATAGCCAGTTCAATGCTTCGGTTTCGCACATCCTCCGCTAGCCGGTAGGAATCTCCTTCATGCAGCCGAAACGAGACGTTCGGATACTGTTCACGAAAAAAGCGAATCCGCTCTGGGATATAGGAGAAGCAAGTTTTTACACAGCCGATAGAGAGCAGTCCGGATAAGCCTTCACCTGCCTCTTTCACCTCGGATACAGCGGCTTCCATTTGGAGCAGAAGCGAGTTCGCCCGTTCGTAAAGAATGGTTCCGGCTTCGGTCAGTTCCATTTTTTTGCCGTTCCTTTCCATCAGTAAAACACCGAGTTCTTCCTCGAGCGACTTAAGCTGGTAGCTTAGCGGAGGCTGGGCCATGTGCAGTTTTTTTGCAGCACGCGTCACTTGGCCTTCTTCTGCGATAGTACAAAAATATCGGAGCTGTTTTAGATCCAAACCACTCACCCTATCCATACGTTTTTTGTATCGATACTCTATTTTTTATGTATTTTCCATATATGGTAGCACATGTTAGATTAATTTTGTAAGCGTTTTCAATTAAATCTGAAAACAAATTAGATCGGATGATAGTTTTACAAAAAGGAGAGAATGCATGTGACTGGATATGAGGAAGTAAAAAAGAGATTAAGAGGATCCATTGCCCCGATTATCACTCCGTTCCATGAAGATGGTTCGATTGATTTTCAAACCCTTGAAAAACTGATTCATTGGCATATTGAGAGCGGAAGCCATGGTATTTCTGTGACAGGAACGACCGGCGAACCGAGTTCTTTGACAGTAGAGGAACGCGTTCAGGTGATGGAAATCGCAGCAAAGGCGGTCAACAAAAGGGTTCCTTTCGTACCGGGTACAGGGTCGGCGAATCATGAAGAAACTCTTTATTTAACTAAAAAGGCTCAGGAGCTAGGTGCAGATGCAGCTATGGTCATCGTGCCTTATTACAATAAGCCTTCACAGCACGCTCTTTACAGACATTTTAAAGTGGTGGCTGAATCTGTAGAAATACCAATCATCATCTACAATATTCCGGGCCGGACAGCGGTTAACCTGGAAGTGAAAACGATGGCCCGTCTGGCAAAGGATGTGCCGAATATTATTGGTGCAAAAGAATCCAATAAAGATTTTGAACACATTAACCGTGTGCTTTTAGAATGCGGAAGAGATTTTCTTCTTTATTCCGGTATTGAATTGCTTTGCTATCCGATGCTTGCAATTGGCGGAGCGGGCTACATCAGTGCTACAGCGAACGTCGAGCCGAGAAAAGTCGCGGATGTTTACAACGCTTGGAACGAAGGAGATATTACCCGCGCGCTTAATCTGCATTATGAGCTGATGCCGTTAAATGATGTTCTGTTCAAAGACACAAATCCGGCACCGCTCAAGGCTGCTCTCGGGATGATGCACAAAATCAAGCCCGTGCTCCGTATGCCGATGGATCTTCCAACAAAAGAGCTTCAGGATGAAATCAGAAATGTACTGAAAGCGTACGTAGAACTTCCCGAAGAGGCAGGAACGATTTAAGAAAATTGGAGGAGGCCATGAAAAGATATGAAGACACAATCAAGTAAGTCGGCTGCAGAGCATAAACAGCTCGAGGCTATTATGCAATATATTAACGGGGAATTTCTGAATTCGGACCAGACATTTGAAAATGTAAATCCTTATACGAACAGCAGAATTAATGAAGTAGCGGAGGGACGGAAGGAAGAAATCGATCAAGCCGTCGCTTCTGCTAAACATGCCTTTGTTCATTGGGGTTCCATGAAAATAGAGAAACGGATGAAGTTCATTGAGCGGATTGCCGCATTGATTGATGAGGAAATTGAGGAGATTGCCTACTTAGAATCTCTTGATACCGGCCTGCCCATCAGCCAGACAAGAAAAATGACTTCCAGGGCAGCGGAGAATTTCCGGTTTTATTCACGGATGGTTCAGACGAAGCTGCATGGAGAGTCGTATGCGGCAGACGATGAGTTTATAAACTACACCGTGTATAAACCCCTTGGTCCCATCGGTCTTATTACTCCGTGGAATGCGCCGTTTATGCTGGAAACGTGGAAGGTCGCTCCGGCGCTTGCGACTGGAAATACCGTCATTTTAAAACCTGCAGAGCTTTCACCGCTTACGGCTAATAAGCTTGCAGAGATTATTCATAAAGCAGAGCTTCCTCCAGGCGTTTTTAACGTCGTGCATGGATTTGGAGAAACAGCCGGGGCCGCGCTTGTCGCTCATCCTGATGTGAAGGCCATCTCGTTCACAGGGGAGACAAAGACCGGATCAATCATCATAAAAAATGCAGCCGACAGCCTGAAAAAAACGTCGATGGAGCTTGGCGGAAAGTCTCCTCTTATCGTT
Protein-coding regions in this window:
- a CDS encoding LysR family transcriptional regulator, with product MDLKQLRYFCTIAEEGQVTRAAKKLHMAQPPLSYQLKSLEEELGVLLMERNGKKMELTEAGTILYERANSLLLQMEAAVSEVKEAGEGLSGLLSIGCVKTCFSYIPERIRFFREQYPNVSFRLHEGDSYRLAEDVRNRSIELAIVRLPLDLNDFDCLPLSKDPFAAVVPEHSKMNSTIDMADLAELPLMLLHRVSGIGLFELVVNEFQKLGLEPKIVCQCPDAAMLMSLVREGVGVAILPESTLQSFPNSGLKAVPIKNSELLSDCALIWLKDRYLSKKAVRFRETFLGEGNY
- the hpaI gene encoding 2,4-dihydroxyhept-2-ene-1,7-dioic acid aldolase, whose amino-acid sequence is MTGYEEVKKRLRGSIAPIITPFHEDGSIDFQTLEKLIHWHIESGSHGISVTGTTGEPSSLTVEERVQVMEIAAKAVNKRVPFVPGTGSANHEETLYLTKKAQELGADAAMVIVPYYNKPSQHALYRHFKVVAESVEIPIIIYNIPGRTAVNLEVKTMARLAKDVPNIIGAKESNKDFEHINRVLLECGRDFLLYSGIELLCYPMLAIGGAGYISATANVEPRKVADVYNAWNEGDITRALNLHYELMPLNDVLFKDTNPAPLKAALGMMHKIKPVLRMPMDLPTKELQDEIRNVLKAYVELPEEAGTI
- the hpaE gene encoding 5-carboxymethyl-2-hydroxymuconate semialdehyde dehydrogenase; translation: MKTQSSKSAAEHKQLEAIMQYINGEFLNSDQTFENVNPYTNSRINEVAEGRKEEIDQAVASAKHAFVHWGSMKIEKRMKFIERIAALIDEEIEEIAYLESLDTGLPISQTRKMTSRAAENFRFYSRMVQTKLHGESYAADDEFINYTVYKPLGPIGLITPWNAPFMLETWKVAPALATGNTVILKPAELSPLTANKLAEIIHKAELPPGVFNVVHGFGETAGAALVAHPDVKAISFTGETKTGSIIIKNAADSLKKTSMELGGKSPLIVFDDADQERALDAAVWGIFSFNGERCTANSRLFLQKNIKESFIAKLKERVQNLVVGDPLDTGTQLGPLIEKEHCSKVRYYIDLAKEEGCTVFQGEMPEELKAGNFVPPTLLLNARNDMRVCQEEIFGPVMSVIEFETEEEAVELANDVPYGLAGYVWTNDLKRGHRVAQAVEAGMLWVNSQNVRDLRIPFGGMKASGIGREGGHYAMLEFYCEPKVIHVALGDHHIPQFGKRKGS